From the Leishmania mexicana MHOM/GT/2001/U1103 complete genome, chromosome 14 genome, the window AGCTCCACGATACGcatccttctccctctccgcgtaTCCCCTAATCTCCCTCCACATATGTGGCTCGACGCGTacacagggagggggcagggagCCACTGATGTGAGGGCCTGGCGTGGCAGTGGTGCTCACAGCTTGGAAGTGGGAGGGTAGGCACGGAACGAGAGTAGCCGCGAACGGGGCAAAGCGGGTCGTTTCTGGACAACCCTGTTACTAGTGTCGACCTCGCCTAATGCAACGACTGTCCCCTCTTCTTTGCATCCCTCGTTGCGTCTCCGGCTAAACCCTCTCCTGCCCCTGCCCGCATCGCCGGCCTTGCCGCCTCATTCTCATCCTCACCATGATGGCGCACTCACGCCCCATTTCTGCCTTTCCACCCGGTCGGCAGGTGCGTGGGCGGGTGTATCTACACAGCTGTGtttgtgttcgtgtgtgtgtgtgtgtgtctgcgcggcgttgtgcgcacgcgtgtctGCTCACGATTGGGCCTAGAACGGGCTACAACGCCTGCAGGCAGGCACACAGCgacacgcacatacatatacagAGGGTACAGACCCAGTCACAGAGAGAAACGCTGAAGCAGTGAGGACCAGCGGGTGAGGGGTTTCCCGTCGTCACCAGTCAtgtcgagcagcgccgtccccGCGTACGAGGGGAAACAAAAGGTTTACGCTCTCCTCAACGGAACCTTCCATGCGGCGATTGTGCTGGAGGTAGCAGAAGACGCAACAGAGGGCGGTTTTCTCTACTACGTTCGCTACGTGGAGCAGGACAGCAGGCTGGACCAATGGCTGCAGGCGAGCGACATCAAGGAACGTCACCAGGGCCGTGCACACCAtggcaacagcagcacacatCAGCAGTACACCCCGAGCGGTATCaagacgcggcggcagagcaacgcgacggagcagcagaaggcagcgacggcggtgctgaccGGCGAGGGGGCGGGTATGTCCACAGAGGTTTCGGCAAACGCGaaaggcggtggtgccgccccGCACTTGGTAAAAGTGTCGAaaacgcgcgcgcgacgcgATAGCGCGTTTTTCTCACGCACCAAGAACATCTACTCAATCTGCATGGGGCCACACGAGGTGGAGACGTGGTACTTCAGCCCGTACCACCTCGCCCGCccagaggtgcagcagcgactgcaggCAGCGTCTCAGTGTGTGACGGGAAGCACCGAGCTGCAGTTAGTTCAATCCACCACGTCGTCAGGCGGCACTAGTGGTGTGAGCAGTGGTATCGCCGGCgtaggtggtggcggtggtgacagCGGGAGTGTCAGCGTAGGGGCGGGTGGGTCAGGCAGAGGGAGCGGTGCCAGTACGCGGCAGTGGCCCATCGCTacgcgctccttctctctccacaTATGCCCCTACTGCCTGCGACCTTTCCTTGACAACGCAGCGGTAGTGCGGCATCTCCAGCAAGACTGCCTGCGCCATCCCCCTGGCAACGAGATCTACCGCGACCCAGTGCGGCGCCTTGTCGTGTTGGAGCTGGACGGCTCGCTGGAGCCGACCTTCTGCGAGCACCTTGCTCTTCTCTCGAAGCTCTTTCTTGAGCACAAGGCTCTGGACCACGACATGACGCCTTTCCTGTTCTACGTACTGTGCTCAGTGGAGACGCACGGCCTGCAAGTGTTGGGGTACTTCAGCAAAGAAAAGCAAACCCCCGAGCCGTACAACCTGTCATGCATCTTGGTGCTACCGCAGTATCAGAGCCGCGGCATTGGTCGATTCTTGATCGAGCTCAGCTACGAGCTCTCGCGCCGTGAGGGCAAGGTCGGCACGCCAGAGAAGCCCCTCAGCGACTTGGGTGAAAAGCTGTACCTAAGCTACTGGGCCGACTCCGTCACCATGGCCATTGCCCGGGCTATGGAGGAAGGTCACTGCGTCTCTGTGGATTACCTAGTGCAGGCAACGGCGATGATTCAGGCAGATGTGATACGAGCCTTACAGCATCAGAAGCTTCTGAACGGGCATCAGCTGACCATCTCCGAGGACATTGTTGAACGGTGCTACACGAAGCGCCTCGCCAAGGAACGGGATATCACGAGCTACACCTTCTACACGCACTTGCTCAGCTGGGCCCCCGGCTTCTACGAAGAGTTCCGTGGcgtgccgccagcgccaacGTTTGTGCCTTGGCGCGACCCAAAGGCGCCCCACACGCGAGCCGGCGGTTGACGAGggcgcgcgaggcgctcACAAGGAAGCAAACCTGCATCGGTTTCCTCTGCACCAtcatcctccctccctccaccaccccccGACTCCCCCTTTCTGGCTGCCGCACTCGCCATGGAGCGGCTTTGAGGGAGaagtgtgtgtatgtggaggaaggggcgaAGGGCGAGGTTGGGATTACGCTGGAACTGCCTCTCCGCTAGAAGGCGATATGACGAACCGCGATGACGACAAAGCGAAGGAGTCCGCGCCCATATGTTAGCCTCTCCGACCGCAGCGGTGTGCGATGGAGCCAACCCGTGAAGGAACCTAGCGAGAAGCTGACGTgacacgtgcgcgtgtcaCATCTCTCCCTTCAGCCGCGTATCACTTTGGCCACTAGCCCGCCCCTGCACCACTCCGCGTGATAAGAAGCGAGTAAGCAAGATGTCTCTCCATGCAGCGCATGTGTGGGTGGATGAtgaaaaaacaaaacgaaaaacagCGATGTGGGCAGA encodes:
- a CDS encoding putative histone acetyltransferase, whose amino-acid sequence is MSSSAVPAYEGKQKVYALLNGTFHAAIVLEVAEDATEGGFLYYVRYVEQDSRLDQWLQASDIKERHQGRAHHGNSSTHQQYTPSGIKTRRQSNATEQQKAATAVLTGEGAGMSTEVSANAKGGGAAPHLVKVSKTRARRDSAFFSRTKNIYSICMGPHEVETWYFSPYHLARPEVQQRLQAASQCVTGSTELQLVQSTTSSGGTSGVSSGIAGVGGGGGDSGSVSVGAGGSGRGSGASTRQWPIATRSFSLHICPYCLRPFLDNAAVVRHLQQDCLRHPPGNEIYRDPVRRLVVLELDGSLEPTFCEHLALLSKLFLEHKALDHDMTPFLFYVLCSVETHGLQVLGYFSKEKQTPEPYNLSCILVLPQYQSRGIGRFLIELSYELSRREGKVGTPEKPLSDLGEKLYLSYWADSVTMAIARAMEEGHCVSVDYLVQATAMIQADVIRALQHQKLLNGHQLTISEDIVERCYTKRLAKERDITSYTFYTHLLSWAPGFYEEFRGVPPAPTFVPWRDPKAPHTRAGG